One window of Lytechinus variegatus isolate NC3 chromosome 2, Lvar_3.0, whole genome shotgun sequence genomic DNA carries:
- the LOC121407069 gene encoding fibropellin-3-like, giving the protein MHRIMLNWFMLVVGLVFSASAFNNPLRQEHRGHHRHRFGVEQVQLQDIVYETPNDQVTRFEPATECNVTGKWYNSLGSEIILNVDRETGHVTGEFRTAVERRPGAAGSGPGRVSGWTSMDGSHNAVAFSVLWSNGASATAWTGLCHVCQGQEIMKTTWILTSEVDTCEEHWSSNRIGQDDFTRMEMAPGPRQHLGLNTPSDFTEAAERFREGILSQNRQGV; this is encoded by the exons ATGCATAGG aTCATGTTGAATTGGTTCATGCTCGTTGTCGGGCTCGTCTTCAGCGCGAGTGCGTTCAACAACCCTCTCCGCCAAGAACACCGtggtcatcatcgtcatcgtttTGGTGTGGAACAGGTCCAACTCCAAGACATTGTTTACGAG ACCCCTAATGACCAGGTTACCCGTTTTGAACCAGCCACTG AATGCAACGTGACGGGTAAATGGTACAACAGCCTCGGTTCCGAAATCATCCTTAATGTTGATAGAGAAACAGGTCACGTGACAGGCGAATTCAGGACTGCCGTGGAGAGAAGACCCGGAGCTGCTG GTTCTGGCCCTGGACGTGTCTCGGGGTGGACTTCCATGGACGGATCCCACAATGCAGTTGCCTTCTCAGTCCTCTGGAGTAACGGTGCTTCGGCCACAGCCTGGACAGGTCTGTGCCATGTTTGCCAAGGTCAAGAAATCATGAAGACCACCTGGATCTTGACCAGTGAGGTCGACACCTGCGAGGAGCATTGGTCATCCAACAG AATCGGACAGGATGATTTCACTCGTATGGAAATGGCCCCGGGTCCCCGTCAACATCTGGGCCTCAATACTCCTTCAGACTTCACAGAGGCAGCCGAGAGATTTAGAGAGGGCATCCTTTCTCAAAATAGACAGGGCGTTTAA
- the LOC121409361 gene encoding uncharacterized protein LOC121409361: MCREKDGGPVTCRCDKRCFSFGDCCYGIRVPPPFVLERLEFDTTVWDCVEDTFLPPIYQELNHGYRMVTRCPQSWEKDDVRRKCENVSSNDTEHILYTDGDDYYRNVHCVVCSGIDESSVSPIYGSNQCSWQSKNELKCLLEANSTSPFPDDMDNSLDNATVVELYQEIPIPRFCLLDVEETCPSDNGDLNLQNNCRMYFVPVLFDNSIYKNPFCALCNDQREDLHSYCKIPVPKKEGERGIDYFKVGIGAAFSGIVNRDQTAETKDEQVYRHPLLISSIWPLCKSKQTYLIYKNGKVECFGNESCSINSNIPEGDAREVDDFLFEINLADALSSHLDLVDIPPLVTFLQRLRNRSHEMYIPQVLTVKQWCHTLKYNQESLGKSNCSNELYEGEPNEFSPFVLSNDSYIFFNGSFVKPIWWFNLTALWLEDINWIPYHKMYLCGTEQEVQFCPSIAVATDSVDWVERFNKTLLKYKNKIYFQEDFFLHPDGQIRICIDDENQLEDFIYTGLNIVGNVAFAVSSACLFATLLTYLIFSELQNRQGIVIINFIVALLLGQIFLQYVGYHFSDRFIPCLAFASLSHFFFLASFVWTTVLAWDLRRSLSASVIFRSGQSRFHTTAYTLIGWGIPLVITSTTLLMQLGGFTDEPILEYGGPACWFATRLSSLAVFFGPICVCLLTNCLLFIGTMRNLHSTNKSTAIARKNSGSARQKQLTLELRIFVKISALLGFAWLFGFLAMVVNILVTWYLFIIVSGLQGFFIFISFGANRRARGLWGTLLGRAFSGNATTRTESGTQSR; encoded by the exons ATGTGCCGCGAAAAAGATGGTGGACCTGTCACCTGTCGTTGTGACAAACGGTGTTTCTCCTTCGGGGATTGCTGCTACGGTATCAGGGTCCCACCACCATTTGTTCTAGAACGGTTAGAATTCGACACGACCGTATGGGACTGTGTTGAAGACACGTTCCTACCGCCGATCTATCAGGAACTCAACCACGGCTATCGCATGGTCACACGGTGCCCACAGAGCTGGGAGAAGGACGATGTCCGCAGGAAATGCGAAAATGTTTCAAGCAACGATACTGAACATATCCTGTACACTGACGGAGATGACTACTATAGGAACGTTCACTGCGTCGTATGTAGTGGTATTGACGAATCTTCAGTATCCCCTATCTATGGCTCGAATCAATGCTCGTGGCAATCAAAGAACGAACTGAAATGTTTACTAGAGGCCAACAGCACCTCCCCTTTCCCAGACGACATGGACAACAGTCTCGACAATGCTACAGTTGTAGAACTATACCAAGAAATTCCAATACCGCGTTTCTGTCTGCTGGATGTAGAGGAAACTTGTCCAAGTGACAACGGGGACCTGAACTTGCAAAATAATTGTCGAATGTACTTTGTTCCGGTCTTGTTTGATAATTCTATATATAAAAATCCATTTTGTGCTCTGTGTAACGACCAACGTGAGGACCTTCATTCATATTGCAAAATACCGGTGCCGAAAAAAGAGGGTGAGAGAGGTATCGATTATTTCAAGGTAGGGATTGGAGCTGCCTTTAGCGGTATAGTGAATAGGGATCAAACGGCTGAAACTAAAGATGAGCAGGTCTATCGACACCCACTTTTAATCAGTTCTATCTGGCCCTTGTGCAAGTCAAAGCAGACATATTTAATCTATAAGAATGGAAAGGTAGAATGTTTCGGAAATGAATCGTGTTCTATAAACTCAAACATCCCCGAAGGTGATGCAAGAGAAGTAGATGATTTTCTATTTGAGATCAATCTTGCTGATGCATTGTCCTCTCATTTAGACCTTGTGGATATCCCGCCATTGGTAACCTTTCTGCAACGTCTCCGCAACCGAAGCCATGAAATGTATATACCTCAAGTACTTACAGTAAAGCAGTGGTGCCATACTCTGAAGTATAATCAAGAGTCTCTAGGCAAATCCAATTGCTCAAATGAATTGTATGAAGGGGAGCCAAATGAATTCTCGCCGTTCGTCCTGTCAAACGATTCTTACATATTCTTTAACGGATCGTTCGTGAAACCAATCTGGTGGTTTAACCTGACTGCTCTCTGGCTTGAAGACATTAATTGGATACCGTATCATAAGATGTATCTATGCGGTACGGAACAAGAAGTTCAGTTCTGCCCTTCGATAGCAGTGGCGACAGACTCAGTTGATTGGGTAGAACGCTTTAATAAAACCCTCCTGAAATACAAGAACAAGATCTATTTCCAAGAGGATTTCTTTTTGCACCCTGATGGGCAGATTCGCATATGTATTGATGACGAAAACCAACTTGAAGACTTTATTTACACCGGACTGAATATTGTTGGAAATGTAGCCTTCGCGGTGTCTTCAGCTTGCCTGTTTGCTACTTTGTTGACGTatcttattttctcggagctgcAGAACAGGCAGGGTATAGTGATCATCAATTTCATTGTGGCTCTGCTTCTGGGGCAAATCTTTCTGCAGTATGTGGGCTACCACTTCTCTGATCGGTTCATTCCATGTCTAGCATTTGCGTCTCTatcgcatttcttcttcttGGCGTCCTTTGTCTGGACAACAGTACTGGCCTGGGATCTCAGAAGAAGCCTCTCGGCATCGGTCATCTTTAGGAGTGGACAGTCGCGTTTCCACACAACTGCGTATACTTTGATCGGTTGGGGAATTCCTCTAGTGATAACATCGACAACTCTCCTGATGCAGTTAGGTGGATTCACGGACGAACCCATCTTGGAATACGGTGGCCCCGCCTGCTGGTTTGCTACAAGGTTGTCGAGTCTGGCAGTCTTCTTTGGGCCTATCTGCGTTTGCCTCCTAACCAACTGCCTCCTTTTTATTGGAACCATGCGGAATTTGCACTCTACGAATAAATCTACTGCAATAGCGAGGAAGAACTCCGGTAGTGCCAGACAGAAGCAACTCACTTTGGAACTTAGAATCTTTGTCAAG ATTTCGGCTCTTCTCGGATTCGCTTGGCTGTTTGGCTTCTTGGCCATGGTAGTAAACATCCTTGTCACATGGTATCTCTTCATCATCGTTAGTGGCCTTCAAGGATTCTTTATATTCATCTCGTTCGGGGCGAATAGACGAGCAAGAGGGCTCTGGGGAACCCTTCTCGGGAGAGCTTTCTCTGGGAACGCAACCACACGCACCGAATCGGGGACGCAATCACGATAA